In Hermetia illucens chromosome 1, iHerIll2.2.curated.20191125, whole genome shotgun sequence, one genomic interval encodes:
- the LOC119661691 gene encoding guanine nucleotide-binding protein-like 1, translated as MPRKVAYSGKKKKEQLMAKRQRKGTQNYLKKFASESDDSDDETPPNPRVEKFHLQPAESHGRGRYALQFFKDSDKEIAQMKQKARDPLVYVDLKDREVTDQPFENFDFPIRPPWNYKMSKEELDRNENRYFTDYLQKLGEQHQEEGKHLGLFELNLESWRQLWRVLEISDIVLIIVDIRSPTYMFPPALFTYIKSTLKKDVVLILNKIDLVRPEVVVAWKHYFLDKYPGISVALFASYQSRKANNMKVTKRGPNVKNNGECALELFKQVKSIVGSELNLTKWEEKIHEDIAASMLEMDAKADQEVVVKPENYQLEEHVRYKNGVLTIGCVGFPNVGKSSIINTLKGHKVVSVSRTPGHTKYFQTIYLTENVRLVDCPGLIFPSSTPRGLQVILGSYPIAQLRVPYESIRFVGERLDLPSVLSIQLPPDYSEWSPLAICDAWALRKGFLRAKTAHPDTYRAANNILQLVLQGRIVLDFFPPEFVESEDTWKTHPDIAEVEKIQNKELDNAGQLVHDYSSHSDNEDNKSESSDESSEEASKPATIPKSGNAFSLLDDESD; from the exons gtACACAGAACTACCTAAAGAAATTTGCTTCAGAATCGGATGATAGTGATGATGAAACACCTCCAAACCCTCGAGTCGAAAAGTTTCATTTACAGCCAGCAGAAAGCCATGGAAGAGGTCGTTACGCTTTACAATTTTTCAAGGATAGCGACAAAGAGATCGCCCAGATGAAACAGAAAGCGCGTGATCCATTGGTGTACGTTGATTTGAAGGATCGCGAAGTTACAGATCaaccttttgaaaatttcgattTCCCAATTCGACCCCCTTGGAACTATAAAATGTCCAAGGAAGAATTGGATCGCAATGAGAATCGATATTTCACT GATTACTTGCAAAAACTTGGGGAGCAACACCAAGAAGAAGGTAAACATTTGGGTCTGTTTGAATTGAACCTGGAGTCCTGGCGGCAATTATGGCGTGTTTTGGAGATATCGGACATTGTGCTGATAATAGTCGATATACGTTCTCCG ACATATATGTTTCCCCCTGCATTATTCACTTATATCAAGTCAACTTTGAAGAAGGATGTCGtattaattttaaacaaaatcgATTTAGTAAGACCTGAAGTGGTGGTGGCTTGGAAACATTACTTTCTAGACAAGTATCCAGGGATTTCGGTAGCACTGTTCGCTTCTTACCAGTCGCGGAAGGCAAATA ACATGAAAGTTACCAAAAGAGGACCGAATGTAAAAAACAACGGTGAATGCGCTTTGGAACTGTTCAAGCAAGTGAAAAGTATTGTTGGATCGGAATTGAATCTGACAAAATGGGAGGAAAAAATCCACGAAGATATAGCTGCGAGCATGCTTGAAATGGATGCCAAGGCCGATCAAGAAGTTGTTGTGAAACCAGAAAACTATCAATTGGAAGAGCATGTTAGGTACAAAAATGGCGTACTAACTATTGGCTGTGTAGGTTTCCCAAATGTGGGCAAGTCATCGATAATAAACACTTTGAAAGGCCACAAAGTTGTTAGTGTCAGTCGCACCCCAGGTCACACGAAATACTTTCAAACGATATATCTAACCGAAAATGTGAGATTGGTCGATTGCCCGGGTTTGATATTTCCTTCGTCAACGCCCAGGGGTTTACAGGTGATTTTGGGTAGTTATCCAATCGCGCAGCTGAGAGTGCCTTACGAGTCAATCCGCTTCGTTGGTGAGAGATTAGATTTACCCAGTGTGCTGTCGATCCAGTTACCACCTGATTATTCTGAGTGGTCCCCGTTGGCAATATGCGATGCATGGGCTTTGAGGAAAGGATTTTTGAGAGCCAAAACTGCCCATCCAGACACTTATCGTGCTGCCAATAATATCTTGCAATTGGTCCTACAAGGACGAATCGTTCTTGATTTCTTTCCACCAGAATTTGTGGAAAGTGAAG ATACGTGGAAGACCCACCCAGATATTGCAGAagttgaaaaaatacaaaataaagaGTTAGACAACGCGGGACAATTGGTTCACGATTATTCTTCTCATTCAGATAATGAAG ATAATAAGAGTGAATCCTCCGATGAAAGTTCTGAAGAAGCTAGCAAACCTGCAACTATACCTAAAAGTGGCAATGCGTTTTCCCTTCTAGATGATGAAAGTGATTAA